A stretch of Chitinophaga caeni DNA encodes these proteins:
- a CDS encoding ABC transporter permease: MTWQFASRYFWARKSTHAINIIAWVSVGAIAVGTGALIIILSVFNGFEGIVKSLYATFYPSVIVQPASGKTMQLTTAQLGKIRETPGVAYISQTIEDKAVLRNDKNQTIVTIKGVDDQYTKVTGVQDHIVRGKFDISNQSGYSAVLGIGIESALEVDVESSLVPLTVYVPKRPGSMSSSAFDIGLPEQALNSDILFPVGTFAIQQDFDSKYVITNIAFLRRILDLAPGEMTSLEIASKDGYDDTRLKREIGKILGSSYKVLTRYEQNQTLYGVMQTEKWAVYIFLSFILVIAAFNMIGSLSMLVIEKRKDITILKAMGARNSRILKIFLSEGMIIVGLGSLIGFGLATLFCVVQQHFGLIKLGGNSFLIDAYPVNMKWQDFSLVGITVIIIGFIASWYPARRASLQTIDLKAT, encoded by the coding sequence ATGACCTGGCAATTCGCTTCCCGTTATTTCTGGGCCCGAAAATCTACACATGCCATCAATATCATTGCATGGGTGAGCGTTGGCGCTATTGCCGTGGGAACCGGTGCGTTGATCATTATCCTGAGCGTATTTAATGGCTTTGAAGGTATTGTAAAGTCTTTATATGCCACTTTCTACCCATCGGTGATCGTTCAACCGGCGAGTGGTAAGACGATGCAATTAACGACCGCTCAACTCGGAAAGATCAGGGAAACGCCCGGCGTAGCTTATATTTCACAAACAATTGAGGATAAAGCTGTGCTGCGCAATGATAAAAATCAAACGATCGTTACGATTAAAGGGGTCGATGACCAATATACCAAGGTTACCGGGGTACAGGATCACATTGTCAGGGGTAAGTTCGATATCAGTAACCAAAGTGGTTACAGCGCCGTATTGGGTATCGGTATCGAGAGCGCCTTGGAAGTAGATGTTGAAAGTAGCTTGGTGCCTTTGACGGTATATGTGCCCAAGCGGCCAGGTAGCATGAGCAGCAGCGCGTTCGATATCGGTTTGCCGGAACAGGCATTGAATTCGGATATTTTATTCCCGGTGGGAACATTTGCCATCCAGCAGGATTTTGACAGCAAGTACGTGATAACGAATATTGCCTTTTTGCGTCGCATACTTGATTTGGCACCCGGGGAGATGACTTCCCTGGAAATAGCTTCCAAAGACGGTTACGATGATACCAGGCTGAAAAGGGAGATCGGGAAAATCCTGGGATCTTCTTATAAAGTACTAACCCGGTATGAGCAAAATCAAACATTATACGGTGTAATGCAAACAGAAAAGTGGGCCGTTTATATCTTCCTGAGCTTCATCCTTGTCATTGCCGCCTTTAACATGATCGGTTCATTGTCTATGCTGGTTATTGAAAAACGTAAGGATATCACGATCCTGAAAGCCATGGGCGCGAGGAATAGCAGGATTCTAAAAATATTTTTATCGGAAGGGATGATTATCGTGGGATTAGGTTCCTTGATCGGCTTTGGTTTGGCAACATTATTTTGCGTCGTGCAACAGCATTTCGGCTTGATTAAGCTGGGGGGGAATTCTTTCCTGATCGATGCTTACCCGGTAAATATGAAGTGGCAGGACTTTAGCTTGGTGGGAATAACCGTTATAATAATCGGCTTTATAGCCAGTTGGTACCCGGCCAGGAGGGCATCGTTACAAACAATCGATTTAAAAGCTACCTAA
- a CDS encoding transketolase, whose protein sequence is MPELKDIATQVRRDIVRMVHAVQSGHPGGSLGCTDYFTALFFKVMQHHAQPFDMNGRDQDLFFLSNGHISPVYYSVLARSGYFPISELSTFRKLDSRLQGHPTTHEHLPGVRIASGSLGQGISVALGAATAKKLNGDNKLVYALCGDGELNEGQCWEAIMFAGHKKVDNLILTVDWNGQQIDGPIEKVMNTGDLDAKFFSFGWKVLHMYGNDMDDVIATLEKAKSLTGQGQPIVILMKTIMGKGVDFMEGTHEWHGIAPNNEQLAKALEQLPETLGDY, encoded by the coding sequence ATGCCAGAACTGAAAGACATAGCTACCCAGGTACGCAGGGATATCGTTAGAATGGTTCATGCAGTCCAAAGCGGTCACCCGGGCGGATCTTTAGGATGTACCGATTATTTCACGGCGCTCTTTTTCAAGGTGATGCAACACCATGCGCAACCCTTCGATATGAACGGTCGTGATCAAGATTTGTTCTTCCTTTCTAATGGCCATATATCTCCAGTTTATTATAGCGTCCTAGCTAGGTCTGGTTACTTTCCGATTTCTGAATTAAGCACTTTCAGGAAGTTGGATTCCCGCTTACAAGGTCACCCGACGACGCATGAGCACCTCCCAGGGGTCAGAATTGCCAGTGGTTCATTAGGCCAAGGCATCAGCGTGGCATTGGGTGCAGCAACTGCTAAAAAATTAAACGGGGACAATAAATTGGTATATGCACTTTGCGGCGATGGTGAATTGAATGAAGGCCAATGTTGGGAAGCGATCATGTTTGCAGGCCATAAGAAAGTTGACAACCTGATCTTAACTGTTGACTGGAACGGTCAGCAAATTGATGGCCCGATCGAGAAAGTGATGAATACCGGCGACCTGGATGCCAAATTCTTCTCCTTCGGCTGGAAAGTACTCCACATGTATGGCAATGATATGGATGATGTCATCGCTACCTTGGAAAAAGCTAAAAGCCTCACCGGTCAAGGTCAGCCAATCGTTATCCTGATGAAAACCATCATGGGTAAAGGTGTTGACTTCATGGAAGGAACACACGAATGGCATGGCATCGCTCCAAACAACGAACAACTTGCAAAAGCTTTGGAACAATTGCCCGAGACTTTAGGTGATTATTAA
- a CDS encoding glycosyltransferase family 4 protein — translation MENVIIATVLSFVITYFGIPILIKVAELKNLYDEPDERKSHKTLKPTLGGMGFFAGFIIALSICAPSQSMSPLQYLLGAFFIIFMVGLKDDIVGLSPLKKLIGQICAAFCIIYLGNIQITSMYGLFGVQELPYHISLLLTYFTFIVVINAFNLIDGVDGLAGSIGMLVAGVLGAYFLFVHEVLFAVLGFSMAAALAAFLIYNISPSKIFMGDTGSLLIGLVNTILVVKFISVAGNPASALPVAAVPAVAIAILIIPLFDTLRVFMIRMSKGRSPFSADRNHIHHYLLALKLNHRQTTLSLVLTNAIFIAAAFALQNIGATSLLFIVLAAACVSTGCVYWAKKRVQAKSAPLPEPIPAAQTTIISPNPKILKVNTEGVLQDK, via the coding sequence ATGGAGAATGTAATTATCGCGACTGTCCTAAGTTTTGTTATAACCTATTTCGGAATTCCGATCTTGATAAAAGTGGCGGAATTGAAAAATCTCTATGACGAACCGGACGAGCGCAAGTCACATAAGACATTAAAACCCACCTTAGGTGGTATGGGATTCTTCGCAGGATTTATCATTGCGTTATCTATTTGTGCGCCCTCACAATCCATGTCTCCATTACAATATCTCTTGGGAGCATTCTTCATCATATTCATGGTAGGTTTGAAAGATGATATCGTTGGATTGTCTCCATTGAAAAAATTGATTGGTCAAATATGTGCGGCGTTCTGTATTATTTATCTCGGTAATATCCAGATTACAAGTATGTACGGCCTGTTCGGGGTGCAGGAGTTGCCTTATCACATCAGCTTATTACTGACTTACTTTACTTTTATCGTAGTGATCAACGCGTTCAATTTAATTGATGGTGTGGATGGTTTAGCGGGAAGTATCGGCATGTTGGTAGCGGGTGTATTAGGCGCTTATTTCTTATTTGTACACGAAGTGTTGTTTGCTGTGTTAGGCTTTAGTATGGCCGCCGCATTAGCAGCATTCTTGATATATAATATTTCTCCTTCGAAAATCTTTATGGGCGATACAGGATCTTTATTAATAGGCCTGGTTAATACTATATTGGTAGTTAAATTTATCAGTGTAGCCGGTAACCCGGCATCTGCATTACCGGTAGCAGCAGTACCGGCCGTAGCGATTGCCATCCTGATCATACCATTGTTCGACACGTTAAGAGTATTCATGATCCGCATGTCGAAAGGCAGATCGCCTTTTTCTGCGGACAGAAATCATATTCACCATTATTTATTAGCATTGAAGTTGAATCACCGTCAAACCACATTATCATTGGTATTGACGAATGCTATATTTATCGCGGCTGCTTTCGCACTGCAAAATATTGGTGCTACTTCCTTGTTATTCATCGTATTGGCAGCGGCCTGCGTTTCTACGGGCTGCGTATATTGGGCCAAAAAAAGGGTTCAAGCAAAAAGCGCCCCTTTGCCAGAACCTATCCCGGCTGCTCAAACTACCATTATCAGCCCCAATCCGAAAATATTGAAAGTCAATACAGAGGGTGTATTACAGGATAAATAA
- the frr gene encoding ribosome recycling factor has product MQEDLNLILDDANDSMSKAIAHLEAELTKIRAGKANPQILDGITVDYYGAPTPLNQVANVSVADARTLTVQPWEKNMLQPIERAIIASNIGINPQNDGVIIRLFLPPLTEERRKELVKRVNAEGEQGKVAVRNIRRDAIEAIKKLQKDGLSEDTAKDAEADVQELTDKFIALVDKHCEAKDKEIMAI; this is encoded by the coding sequence ATGCAAGAAGATCTCAATTTAATCCTGGACGATGCCAATGATAGCATGAGTAAAGCTATCGCTCACCTGGAAGCGGAACTTACCAAAATTAGAGCTGGAAAGGCCAATCCCCAAATACTGGATGGAATTACCGTGGACTATTATGGCGCTCCAACTCCGTTAAACCAAGTAGCTAACGTAAGTGTGGCTGATGCTAGAACCTTGACGGTTCAGCCTTGGGAGAAAAATATGCTTCAACCGATTGAAAGAGCCATCATTGCATCAAACATTGGAATAAACCCTCAAAATGACGGGGTTATTATCCGCTTGTTTTTACCGCCTCTAACAGAAGAAAGAAGGAAGGAATTAGTGAAAAGGGTGAATGCAGAAGGCGAACAAGGGAAAGTGGCCGTGCGTAATATCCGAAGGGATGCTATCGAAGCTATCAAGAAACTACAAAAGGATGGATTGAGTGAAGATACGGCGAAAGATGCCGAAGCCGATGTACAAGAGCTAACCGACAAGTTCATCGCTTTGGTTGATAAACATTGCGAAGCTAAAGACAAAGAGATCATGGCTATTTAA
- a CDS encoding alpha-N-acetylglucosaminidase, translating to MSSYAVKDLVRAAKGLISRIVPKQAGNFELAIISQENGKDVFEIESRDGKVILSGSNAVSIASALNWYLKYYCHCQLSWNGDNMRLPQTLPLVREKVRKNTVYDQRVYLNYCTFNYSSSWWDWERWEREIDWMAMNGINMPLAITGQEAVWQNTLKRFGMDDDEIRNFLVGPAYQAWQWMSNIENWAGPLPQSWIDRSIKLGQQILKRERELGMTPILQGFTGYVPIALKEHFPGADITIKPSWLKYFPPGTAQLDPLDPLFAELGKAFIEEQTKLFGTNHFYAGDPFHEGEPPKRYRGYLAKVGRALYDVTCSADPEAIIVMQSWSIREEVARAVPVDKLLVLDLNSTKWRKNQAFWGSKWVMGIIHNYGGNTAMAGALQRVLKQQSAGALRDKVYRNLTGIGIFPEAIEHNPVIYEAAAEMAWHSTTPDMKKWIMSYIHARYGLADPATQLAWKVLLRTFYTGKTSVESRRESTLTARPALKVYGSSMNGGLNNYKNYDFQDAWNAPKAMLQSSASLHDLATWRYDLVDMFRQCLADLGLPLHQSLSDAYIAGNKALFVDSFTVFLDLMDDLDELLATDVHFLLGKWLSDARKLGTTPAEKDLYEQNARWQLTVWGPYEADAVLFDYCNRQWSGLLKYFYKKRWDDYFNFLLLELDKPAEERYVETDAINHRFHRPANEANEFYRALSKWEYTWCAAGDSEKYITEPSGDCFETVTRLYAKWWPVAYEMYQQIALISTV from the coding sequence ATGTCGTCGTATGCTGTAAAGGATTTAGTAAGGGCTGCCAAGGGTTTGATTAGCCGGATAGTGCCTAAGCAAGCTGGTAACTTTGAGCTAGCTATTATTTCTCAAGAAAACGGGAAAGATGTATTCGAGATCGAAAGTAGGGATGGTAAGGTGATATTAAGCGGTAGCAATGCCGTGAGCATCGCTTCAGCGTTAAACTGGTATTTAAAATACTATTGCCATTGCCAGTTATCGTGGAACGGGGATAATATGCGCCTCCCGCAAACCTTGCCGCTGGTGAGGGAAAAGGTGCGTAAGAATACGGTTTACGATCAAAGGGTATACCTGAATTATTGCACCTTTAACTATTCTTCTTCGTGGTGGGATTGGGAAAGATGGGAAAGGGAAATCGATTGGATGGCCATGAATGGCATCAATATGCCCCTCGCCATCACGGGACAAGAAGCGGTTTGGCAAAATACCCTAAAAAGATTCGGGATGGACGATGATGAAATCCGGAACTTCTTAGTGGGCCCTGCCTACCAGGCCTGGCAATGGATGAGTAATATCGAAAATTGGGCCGGACCGTTACCGCAATCCTGGATAGACCGCAGTATAAAATTAGGGCAACAGATATTAAAGCGTGAAAGGGAACTCGGTATGACGCCTATTTTGCAAGGATTTACCGGGTATGTTCCGATTGCACTTAAAGAACACTTTCCTGGGGCAGATATTACTATCAAGCCTTCCTGGTTAAAATATTTTCCACCGGGAACAGCGCAGCTAGATCCGTTAGACCCGCTGTTTGCAGAACTAGGGAAAGCATTTATCGAGGAGCAAACAAAATTGTTCGGGACGAATCATTTCTATGCCGGCGATCCATTTCACGAAGGGGAGCCCCCCAAGCGATACCGCGGCTACCTGGCCAAAGTAGGTAGGGCCTTGTATGATGTAACTTGCAGCGCCGATCCTGAAGCAATTATCGTGATGCAAAGCTGGTCGATCCGGGAAGAGGTGGCCCGCGCTGTGCCCGTCGATAAGTTATTAGTACTGGATTTAAACAGTACTAAATGGCGGAAGAACCAGGCTTTCTGGGGAAGTAAATGGGTGATGGGAATCATTCACAATTACGGTGGTAATACGGCCATGGCCGGGGCTTTACAAAGGGTGCTAAAACAGCAGTCAGCCGGGGCTTTACGGGATAAAGTCTATAGGAACCTAACGGGAATCGGCATTTTCCCGGAAGCCATCGAACATAACCCCGTTATCTACGAAGCTGCCGCGGAAATGGCTTGGCATAGCACAACTCCCGATATGAAAAAGTGGATCATGTCGTATATCCATGCTCGTTATGGGCTGGCTGATCCGGCTACGCAGCTGGCATGGAAGGTGTTGTTACGAACTTTTTATACCGGTAAAACATCTGTGGAGAGTAGGAGGGAGTCTACCCTTACCGCGCGACCGGCTTTAAAAGTTTACGGTTCTTCGATGAACGGTGGCTTGAACAACTATAAAAACTATGACTTCCAAGATGCATGGAACGCTCCCAAAGCTATGTTGCAATCATCCGCCAGTTTGCACGATCTTGCTACCTGGCGTTATGACCTGGTGGATATGTTCCGGCAATGCTTGGCTGATCTCGGTTTGCCCTTACACCAATCCTTGAGCGATGCTTACATCGCTGGTAATAAGGCCTTATTTGTCGATAGTTTTACTGTTTTTCTTGATTTAATGGATGATTTAGACGAGCTGTTGGCTACCGACGTTCATTTCTTATTGGGCAAATGGTTGTCGGACGCAAGAAAGCTCGGGACAACTCCCGCTGAAAAGGATTTGTATGAGCAAAATGCCCGTTGGCAGCTAACTGTTTGGGGGCCCTACGAAGCAGATGCCGTATTGTTTGATTATTGCAATAGGCAATGGTCCGGTTTGTTGAAATATTTTTATAAGAAACGTTGGGATGATTATTTTAATTTCCTGTTACTGGAATTAGACAAACCGGCTGAAGAAAGGTACGTTGAAACCGATGCTATAAACCACCGGTTCCACCGCCCCGCGAATGAAGCCAACGAGTTTTACCGCGCGTTATCTAAATGGGAATATACCTGGTGCGCAGCGGGGGATTCCGAAAAATATATTACGGAACCTTCAGGAGATTGCTTTGAAACAGTCACAAGGTTATATGCTAAATGGTGGCCGGTTGCATACGAAATGTACCAGCAAATCGCGCTGATTTCTACAGTATAA
- a CDS encoding DMT family transporter, with amino-acid sequence MSQRLINYLVFLLLSLTWGSSFILMKIGLKSYSSTQVASIRLIAAGITLLPFFIIYIKKTPTAKIPIIILSGLLGNGFPAFLFCLAETRIDSSLAGILNSLTPLFALITGILIFHAPLVKQQLWGICIGLVGVVGLFAVKGISSNNDWHYGLLVVAATICYGLNISLVHHYLKGFSSLQLGSISLFFMAIFSIPVLASSDIVERFQEAPNAWSSLGASALLGIMGTGVASVLFYQLIQRAGGMMASMVTYALPVVAIGWGALAGEIVSPGQILCMLIILAGVYLANRSKMKQSQVTAKTTKAA; translated from the coding sequence ATGAGCCAACGTTTGATAAATTACCTGGTCTTTTTGTTGTTATCCCTTACCTGGGGAAGTTCTTTCATACTGATGAAAATTGGTTTGAAATCCTATTCATCTACCCAGGTTGCCAGTATTCGGTTGATCGCGGCGGGCATTACATTACTGCCCTTCTTCATCATATATATAAAGAAAACCCCTACCGCAAAAATACCTATTATCATTTTATCAGGATTATTGGGCAATGGCTTCCCCGCATTTTTATTCTGCTTAGCAGAAACTAGGATTGATAGCTCGTTGGCAGGAATATTAAACTCACTTACCCCTTTATTTGCCTTGATTACAGGCATCCTCATCTTCCACGCTCCGCTGGTAAAACAACAACTCTGGGGTATTTGTATCGGGCTGGTTGGCGTAGTTGGTTTATTTGCTGTAAAAGGAATTTCTTCCAATAATGATTGGCATTACGGTTTATTAGTGGTCGCAGCCACTATTTGTTACGGCTTGAATATTTCCTTGGTGCACCATTATTTAAAAGGTTTTTCATCATTACAACTTGGAAGTATTTCGCTATTCTTCATGGCAATATTTTCAATCCCGGTATTAGCCAGTAGTGATATTGTTGAAAGATTCCAGGAAGCGCCCAATGCCTGGAGTTCACTTGGCGCCAGCGCTTTACTCGGTATTATGGGAACAGGGGTCGCTTCCGTACTTTTCTACCAGTTAATCCAAAGGGCAGGAGGCATGATGGCCTCCATGGTAACTTATGCATTACCCGTAGTTGCGATCGGCTGGGGCGCCTTAGCTGGTGAAATAGTTAGTCCCGGCCAAATACTTTGTATGTTAATTATCCTCGCAGGCGTGTACTTGGCGAACCGGTCCAAGATGAAACAATCTCAAGTAACCGCAAAAACTACGAAGGCTGCTTAA
- a CDS encoding PPK2 family polyphosphate kinase, which produces MSKIKLSEIATEPPKKFEKDEIKKAKEDILKDLNELQNLLYASHEHSLLVVLQGMDASGKDGTIRDVFGALNPQGVNVQSFKVPTKEEFDHDFLWRIHQHTPAKGMIQVFNRSHYEDVLQLNHPEEKIMKARFKAINNFEQLLAEHNNTTILKFYLHVSHEEQVKRLTERTKNPEKMWKYNPEDFEKSEKYGKFQKLYEDVFEECNEIPWTIVPADDNWYKEYLVAKICRDALKDMNMKYPTLKAVASES; this is translated from the coding sequence ATGAGCAAAATCAAACTTTCTGAAATCGCTACAGAGCCTCCCAAGAAATTTGAGAAAGATGAGATAAAGAAAGCGAAAGAAGATATTTTAAAGGACCTCAACGAACTCCAAAACCTGTTGTATGCTTCGCATGAGCATTCATTATTGGTAGTTTTACAAGGAATGGATGCCAGCGGTAAAGATGGTACCATACGCGATGTCTTCGGGGCTTTAAATCCCCAGGGGGTCAATGTTCAATCATTTAAAGTACCAACAAAGGAGGAGTTTGATCACGACTTCTTATGGAGGATTCATCAGCATACCCCGGCAAAGGGTATGATCCAGGTATTTAACCGCTCGCATTATGAAGATGTTTTACAGTTGAATCATCCCGAAGAAAAAATCATGAAGGCCCGTTTCAAGGCTATCAATAATTTTGAGCAGCTGTTAGCAGAACATAACAACACTACTATCTTGAAATTCTACTTGCATGTTTCGCATGAAGAGCAAGTGAAGCGCTTGACAGAAAGAACGAAGAACCCGGAAAAGATGTGGAAGTACAATCCCGAAGATTTTGAGAAATCTGAAAAATACGGTAAGTTCCAAAAACTTTATGAAGACGTCTTCGAAGAATGTAACGAGATTCCCTGGACGATCGTTCCAGCAGACGATAACTGGTACAAAGAATACCTGGTAGCCAAAATTTGCCGGGACGCATTAAAGGATATGAACATGAAATATCCAACCTTAAAAGCCGTTGCAAGCGAATCATAA
- the mscL gene encoding large-conductance mechanosensitive channel protein MscL, whose product MSFIKEFKEFAMKGNVIDMAVGIVIGAAFGKIVSALVNNIIMPLVGILIGGLDFKNLKITVGNAEVGYGIFIQTIVEFIIVAFAIFLLIKAINRMKRKKEEAPAPPPGPTNEEKLLMEIRDALKSK is encoded by the coding sequence ATGTCATTTATTAAAGAATTCAAAGAATTTGCCATGAAGGGCAACGTCATCGATATGGCCGTTGGTATCGTGATCGGTGCTGCCTTTGGAAAGATTGTTTCAGCATTAGTGAATAATATCATCATGCCTCTCGTGGGGATTCTGATAGGGGGATTGGATTTCAAAAATTTAAAAATTACCGTTGGTAATGCGGAAGTAGGATACGGAATTTTTATTCAAACAATAGTTGAATTTATTATTGTTGCATTCGCTATTTTCTTATTGATCAAGGCTATCAACAGGATGAAACGTAAGAAAGAAGAAGCACCTGCACCTCCTCCGGGACCAACTAACGAAGAAAAATTATTGATGGAAATTAGGGATGCTCTTAAATCTAAATAA
- a CDS encoding DUF3078 domain-containing protein → MKKILLLLTLAICSWSVLHAQDDTFKKYRENAAGKLKKAENDTTNRLWKKGATLSLTVNQGSLTNWAAGGDKFSLSIAGAFSGFANYRKDRHRWDNTMELAYGYVNTTSLGGRKSDDRIDLTSKYGYQIGKSLYASALMNLRTQMANGYLYTDTSDIFVSKFFAPAYLILSPGLDYIPNDEFSLFVSPITARWVFVLDDSLANVGSYGVDTGKHVNTEYGAYLTANWNKKVTENIVFKSRLDLFSNYKHNPKNIDVYWTNMLTMKVNKYLSANVSLDMIYDDDIRVFENKNTGVLGPRLQIKQVIGVGFTAVF, encoded by the coding sequence ATGAAGAAAATTTTATTGCTGCTCACTTTGGCCATATGTTCTTGGTCCGTTTTGCATGCACAGGATGATACTTTTAAAAAGTATAGAGAAAACGCCGCCGGAAAACTGAAGAAAGCGGAAAATGATACGACCAATAGGCTCTGGAAAAAAGGCGCTACGTTATCGCTTACCGTAAATCAAGGTTCGTTGACGAACTGGGCCGCGGGTGGTGATAAATTCTCCTTGTCAATTGCCGGGGCTTTCTCCGGGTTTGCAAACTACAGGAAAGATCGTCATCGATGGGATAATACGATGGAATTGGCTTACGGTTATGTAAATACCACCAGCCTCGGTGGCCGAAAAAGCGACGATAGGATCGATCTGACCAGTAAATATGGCTATCAAATCGGCAAATCATTATATGCCAGCGCTTTAATGAACTTACGAACCCAGATGGCGAACGGTTACCTTTATACCGATACTTCTGACATCTTCGTTTCCAAATTCTTCGCACCGGCATACCTGATACTTTCTCCCGGTTTAGACTATATACCAAATGATGAGTTCTCCTTATTCGTTTCACCGATCACGGCAAGGTGGGTCTTTGTTTTGGACGATAGCTTGGCAAATGTTGGTTCTTACGGTGTAGATACCGGGAAGCATGTGAATACCGAGTACGGCGCTTACCTAACAGCCAATTGGAACAAGAAAGTAACCGAAAACATCGTCTTTAAAAGCCGCCTCGATCTATTCTCCAATTATAAACACAACCCGAAGAACATCGATGTGTATTGGACGAATATGTTGACCATGAAGGTGAATAAATACCTTTCAGCGAACGTATCGCTGGATATGATCTATGATGATGATATCCGCGTGTTTGAAAACAAGAATACCGGGGTACTGGGGCCGCGATTACAAATAAAACAGGTCATCGGGGTCGGGTTTACGGCCGTCTTCTAG
- a CDS encoding segregation and condensation protein A, protein MADSSIYKIKLPQFEGPFDLLLFFIERDELDIYNIPINNITKDFLDYIHQMEQLNIELASEFILFISTLMRIKAKMLLPRKELDEEGNEIDPRLELVDKILEYKRYKQAAAELAEKEAERMLQIKRGNISKELATIGEVTSEGTEIQTLTLFKLTQTFEKVMQKVKERNDKPQHVVYKYDYTMEGSRQYMLEVAATERTMSFEKVFDHCKDRIHAIFLFLSMLELVQAKFLNIMVGDGRNNFIIEYVDEADRPDTEPVVFEE, encoded by the coding sequence ATGGCCGATTCTTCCATATATAAAATCAAGCTCCCGCAGTTCGAAGGCCCTTTCGATCTGCTGCTGTTCTTTATTGAGCGGGACGAACTGGATATTTATAATATCCCGATCAATAATATCACAAAAGATTTCCTGGATTACATCCATCAAATGGAGCAACTCAATATTGAATTGGCCAGCGAATTTATACTATTCATCTCCACCTTGATGCGTATCAAGGCCAAGATGTTGCTGCCGCGGAAAGAACTGGATGAAGAAGGAAATGAAATTGATCCCCGGTTAGAATTGGTAGATAAGATCCTGGAATATAAGCGCTATAAGCAAGCGGCGGCTGAACTGGCCGAGAAAGAAGCGGAACGCATGCTCCAGATCAAGAGGGGGAATATCTCCAAGGAACTGGCCACCATCGGGGAGGTAACCAGCGAAGGTACCGAAATTCAAACGCTGACGCTCTTTAAACTCACGCAGACTTTTGAGAAAGTGATGCAAAAAGTGAAAGAGCGGAACGATAAACCGCAACACGTCGTTTACAAGTACGATTATACGATGGAAGGCTCCCGGCAATATATGTTGGAAGTTGCAGCTACAGAGAGAACCATGTCTTTCGAGAAGGTTTTCGATCATTGTAAAGACCGCATCCATGCTATATTCTTATTCCTTAGCATGTTAGAATTGGTGCAAGCCAAGTTCCTCAATATCATGGTGGGAGATGGCCGGAATAATTTTATAATAGAATACGTGGATGAAGCGGATCGCCCAGATACAGAACCCGTAGTTTTTGAAGAATAG